The following is a genomic window from Bombus vancouverensis nearcticus chromosome 15, iyBomVanc1_principal, whole genome shotgun sequence.
CGTGATCAGCAACAGCTTGAGCCGAGATTAGgaataaatcttctgtaatgtGATGACATCCAGTCGCGATGACGCCCAATGCGATTCCAGGAAAAATGTACGCGTTGTTTCCTTGTCCAGGTTTATATACTTTTCCGTTATAGTGTACTTCGCCAAACGGAGAACCCGACGAGAAAATGCATTTTCCCTAAGATACAAAAAGTTATCGTATTTTTCTGCACGCTTCGAATAAAGTTtcattaatacaaataattttcatacattTGTATGATCGTAAGCTTGTTGAGCCGTGCACTCTGCTTTGATAGTTGGATTACTCAATGCAAAGATCAGAGGTCTTTCGTTGTTTTTGGCCATTTCTTTCAAGACTTCAGGAGTGAATGCTCCTGCTGCTGCTGAAGCACCTGTACCAACATTCTTACTTTAGATAGAGATGAAAGCATGTCGATAAATTAAGGATTACGTACCAATTAGAACAGTTGGTTTCACTTCTTTTACAACTTCCAATAGTGATTTCATCACTTTATAATCTTTCGCATACCAGATCTTATGACCTTCCAGGTTACCTTCTGGTCGATTTTTAACGAGCAATCCATCAATATCCATCATCCAAATATTATCACGAGCTTCCTGTTCGGTACAACCATCTGCTTCCATCGCTTTAACACAAAGGTCAGCTATTCCAATAGCTGcctatattaattaaaaaagatttaAGAGCCAAAATAGGACGTGACTATAAAAATAGTGATCTGTTTTTATGATATATAAACTATTGCATACCTCACCAGCACCcaaaaatacgaatttattTTGGGACATAGATTTCTTGGTTATTCTTTTCGATGCTAAAATTCCAGCAACCGCAACCGCGGCAGTACCTTGTATATCATCGTTAAACGTACAATACTTGTCACGATATTTATCTAAGAAACGAAAGGCATTGTGATTTCCGAAGTCCTCGAACTGTAACAGTACACtagtatgaaatatttattatatgtaactAAATTGAAGGAAAAGAAACGGCATCGTTTGTAATCGTACTTGAATGAGAACATTTTGGCCATATTTTTTCACGCAAGCAGCCATAAATTCATCAATCAATTCATCATATTCAGCGCCTTGACTTCTGGGTTTGTTAAGACCAATATAATGAGGATCGTCTCTTAGCTGTTCGTTATTTGTGCCGACGTCGATAGTAATTGGTAGGCATTGGTGTGGTTTTATGCCAGCCAGGGCGGTGTAAAGAGCTAATTTTCCTACCGGAATTCCCATCCCACAAGCACCGAGATCACCGAGACCGAGAATTCTCTCTCCATCTGTTACGCAAATTGCACGAACCGCTTGCTCAGGCCTAAATATAATGTTACGTGATAAATTATATTCGTGTAAACTAATGTAAATTACTGTAAATCAATCTATATTTTACAAGAAgaggaaatataatttaaaatatgttattttataaaattgatttatggtttaaaaaattcagtgcAGATATGAAAGTTTTTAATCTAACTTTACATGCTTTGTAAATCATAGAAACACATTACAAAGTTTTGAGTGCTAATCTATTCAATAATTTATTCCATTAGCTCCCAAAAGAAGGTACATACTTATCCATATCttcgaaatataaatttcaaagatATGAATACATGaaacataaatatgtatatttaatataaaaacaaCGGTAATATAATTCAGGGCTCAAAGCGCTAATTTGCATTTGTATGAAATACGAACCAGTTGTTTAGGATCTCGTAAATGTGACCTTTATCATATATTGTGATAAATAATCCACGGGGTCTACGGTAGATAACGCCGAACTTCTGACAGGCTAATCCCACGGTAGGAGTATATACGATTGGCATCATCTGCTCGATGTTTTCACTTAATAGACGAAAAAACAATCTCTCGTTTCTTTCCTGCGAATTAACCGATTCGTGAATCATCACTTCGAATTTGGCAATTATCGATATCTTATCCATTTCAGCGACTTCGAAGATTTTTGGATATGTTGTTAGAGCTATAATACTAGACAACATTTTCTTATACATGTAACCATTGCTCGGCCTTATAGTCTTAGCCAAAGCTATCGATATCACTACAGTGTGAACTTTGTTTGTAAATGTACGTTCGTGACAGCATGTCAATCGGTATTGGTAGCCAGCTGCCTCGTGGCCTAACCCAAATCTATATAAACTATAATCAAGAAATAAGAAATAGGTTTTGTTCATTTTATCTGGTCGCCTTGAGGATGCCGCCTATCAAGCTGATGCATAGTTAACCAACGCACAGTTAAAACATAGATACAGATAGATAAAACATAGTATTTTGGAAATTAAGGCCAATTGGGAGTTACATGTATAGGGGGAAAAATGAGGAAAGTGTTGATTTCTTCAATGTATCCAAAAGTTATCGAAATCGGTGAGGTGGGTGAGATATCGATAATTACCTTGAATTTTATATGTTCTTAGAatcgaaaattatttcttattttaccTGTAATTCCACGAGATAAAGATACCGATTTAAATCTTCAGTATACTTCATGACCGAGGCCTTGCACAGAGCCAATTGTTCTTCCTGAGTTTTGAATCTTGGTGGTTGCAAGCCGTGTATACCTAAGGATATTCTTTCTCGCAAAGTAAATGCCAGTCCCTGAATAAGAATATCAGATCTTTGAATATCTCAAGAAGAGGTACACTTCCGTGATAAATATCTGTTTTCACAATGAGGGAACTTTATCATTTGATcgatgataaaaaaaaattatttctttcttcgggTTTTCTGGAGACTGCCCTCTGTTCGTTAGATTTAAATTACAGGTTTAAACAAAgaattaaaatttatgaaagaaaaggtataaagatattttataagacATGGTAGCTAATGGAGATGAATTTTAAATACCTTATTAAGTCGAGGGTCCCTCAAATGGCCAATACCTTTCACCATATTGATAGGTACGACATCTCCAGACACTTCGTGGATTTCTCTGTATATCCTTTGAATATCTTTTGCAGCAGGATGCGTAGGTGGCAGCATTCGCGCCCATGATCCTGCACAATTTCTGCTGCTGGGCGATCTAGTAATCATCGTAAAGAAATAGTCATTTCATCTGTTtttttttcatgtaaattatttttataattgcacaaaaatgtTGTCAATTTTCAAGTTCGATTTTCTTGGAAACTTCGAGCTCGTGACTTCACAcagaaaatttaatatcttcGACTTATTTCAGAATAAAGTTAGGGTAATCTTCCTCTACCAATTGTCTATTCCTTGCCAGATGAGAATTAGTTAAACACGCGTGTATACACGTCTTTAAATTAATCTTCTCAAAAATAAAGCTTTCggcatattttttttattcttgacTATAGAATCTCTATATTCtatgaatttaataataattagttaTTACGTTGGTTGGTGTTTGTACGAAATATATGCAATGTCTTGTCAAAGAAGGATAATTTATAAGAGGGATTAAAAGATAATACTCTTTTAAGAGTTTTCTTATCTCTGAAACGATAACAAGCGTAAAATAGTGTAAAAGTTGATGTTCCTCGTTTCTCGCAACCTAATTTAAGCAATTTCGGGAGAAGTAAATTTGCTAGAAATAGAAGCTTAATATCCCTCTGCGTTTAATTGAAAACATTTCCCGTTTCGTTCATAACTCCACGTTATAAACATCGTATATTGTTCGTTCCCTAGCTATTagtaaaattgtatttaaaattaaaacatcCGTTGGTTTATGAATCCTCAACACAAATGCTTGCCAATTAGTACGTTCAACCGAATGAATGAATCATGTACGTAACGTTCGATGCGTGAGAACGAGTTAAAACTCTACTTAGCTTTTCTAAAAACCGATTAACGTCAGTCAGAAAGTTTCTGTTCAATTCTATCATGATCGacggcttttttttttttaacgacaAACACTTGTTGCAAAAGCAACTTGTTGAGGAAACGATAAAGTCTCGAACGATTTTAAAGGAAAACGTTtgaaacaaattgaaaaaaGTTAACTGACTTACTGAAGtattattagtgaaattttacaatttgtaaattatcgatacCAGTTTTTCTACGATACAGTCAGAGAAAATATAATACGATTcgtgttttattaaaaatacacaTTTCCCCTGTTCAGTACGTGTTTGTTTTTTTTAgcaaaaaattaatcaaaatgaaatttaatttcaacttGCCCATATGTTTTATGCTTATATCGTGATATTTTGCATCGTACACGCAAAGATCTCAGCATTTTTAGTTAGGTTAGAACTGCCGCGTCGGAAGCTTAATGTCACGGATAGTACAGATATCGATTTTACGATTGACAGATATAACTACGATTATATTCGTATTCTTCTTTTACGTAATCGCACGAAAGAGCCGCAAGCGCATACAATCGATTTGTAGTAAATCAAACTATCGGCAGAGATTGAAAATGTCAAAGTGGAGAGTTCGTATCGATTAAGGACGCGTTGAAAGCATTGTAACCAGAGAAACCGAGCGGAATGTGGATAACACGATACCCTGTCATTTAATCGTATATTCATTAGACTTAGAATAAATTCTGCATAAGTGGTAATTTGACACGTTCGCACATTCGTCATTGGCCATGGTCTTTCAAACTAAGCTAACAAAGAGTTGCACGAATAAAAGTTGCAACGTTACAAATTGGGAAAAAACATTTTCTTAGACCAGAAATCGGGATTTGCTTTGTTAGTTTTAAATgctatacaaaatttaaataaacaacTCTTAAATGTGCAATAACAGtgtttaaatgtaaattatgtTCGTACGTTGAAGATATAATTTGTGATTTTTAAGGTCGAGCGATTTCCTCGCTATTCGGTAAATTTCATGGTCGCTTAATACGAACAATAATTCGCGAAGGTGACGATCAAGTGCATTTAGCTGTTCGATTCGAATTCGACAAGATTTCTGAGTCATAGATAATAACTGGACATTGCACAATAAAACCTTATCGGTTTGATCTGGTTATAACTAAACTATGGAATTAAGGCACGTGACTGCAATTGATTATACATACTTCATGGGTCGAGGTAGGATGAAGATGCCTGTTTCTAGCATCGCTACGTTTCGTACGACCAAATTTCGTAGTAGTAGGCGTGCAATGATatttttttttgatattttattttgataattgatattttttacTTTCAAGAATATGTAACTAGGTAGCAAAAACGTTATTGCATTTCTGTAAAGAGAACGGGCCGatctataattatttcaatGGCAGGCTGCCAAATTTAAACAAATAACTCTGAAAAATACGTTGGTGGAAACGTTTATGTCCTGGACGAACATCTATTTCATAACGATTATCAGTCGTTTCAGAGAAATCATTGTTATATTTTATCGCTATTAAGATAATATTATCGGATCGTCGTTGAAAATCGTACTCTCGGTTCCGATAATTTACACGTTCAGAAGGGTAATATTTATTCGTTGTAAAACGTAGAAACGAGCGTTCATGGGATAATATTAGAAGATGCTTGAGGATGAACAATTTTGCGTATCAAACTCTCTTTTCGATTGAATCGGAACTTCCTTCTGTACGCAACTCATTTGTATGATCAGCTTTGACCTATATCGGCTCTATCATATGGTAGCTTGGTCATTACGGTTTCCTCGGTATTAGCTGGGTGCAGCTACATGACATAGCGTTGACGTCATTTTCTGGAAGCACGTGTGTTTGTAAAGACTATTTGTTATAAAGCCaggaacaataaatatttgcataCGTAAAATTACAATGTGTTCGCTAGCTTTGCGAAATACCTGTATACACAGTTTACGATTTGAAAGTTAAACAATAAACACGGGATCATCTTCACAAATGTTGGACGATGTGTTAGAATTTGCAAAAATAGACTCGAGCAATTTTACatttacgatttaaaatttactTTATAGTGTATCTCTTTCATGGATTACTTTTAGAAatcttttttgaaaaaaaagagCACGTGATAGACAAAGCGTTGAAGTCGATACgctgaataaataatattacgaTCGAACGATGCTGAACGTATGAAAAAccatcgatttttcttttttttacataaCATAATTCATAGTTAAGATATACGTTATACGATAAGGTATATAAccaataatttaaataactatgAAAAAATCGGTAAGTTATCTTTCTACTGTTTTGTGGCcattaattgttatattatcttaaaatattttactaatttgAAAGAACTTGACATTTAAGtaaatttcgtaaatttttcAGAACTGAACTACATCCCACGTACAAAACGATTGTTTACATGCCTTACGTAAGTTAGTCGATTCAAAGTATTATGTACAATACCAATATAACTTTACTGGTATGTAATGGCTATGGTCTATGAATATATCGTAATTTCCAGAGATTAATCTGATGACTAATCGCTTGTAATCGAAGCAAGAACATTTTTCTGCATGATCGGTTTATGACTTTTCCTCACTCACTGTTAGAGAAACatttaaattatgaaatatgaaacttttaatatttaaaagttaACGCATGTAATAAAAAAGATGAACAGAGGTACTTGACGTCAGAGGTAcataaaataattgttaaatgGCAAGGAAGCTTATAGATAAACATtagtatcttttttatttaaaaaataacgttGACAAATAAAAGAGTAGAAACTAAGAATTTAACTTTTATTGTTTCTAATTAAATTACgttaatatataatttcatttttcttcgaacgattaatatttGTCTATGAACGAGTAACGCTAAAAcgcaaatatttaatattcaaataagAAACGAGGACCTAGACAGCTGTTAATTCGTATTTATAGATTACCTTCCAAGTTTATACTAAACATCTATTTAAACTCCTCTTTATCTCCATTGACCTTGTATTACTTGACGATGATATTTTTTTATGGAAGAATAGCATTAATCTaacgaaataaaatacacaTTTAAGATAACgttgtaaatataaaaagaaaatattgttaaGAATTTCAGTACCATAGTAAAAGTGAGGATATAAtaatagttttatattttaacttCTCCCTAACGTTAAATaacgttaaatattttaaatatacaattttattgcatatatttcatttaatatgcaACATGAAGTCTCAAATCGTATATCATGTTTGCAAAACTGGTAGTCACCAAATATACACAATCAGGAATGCATTAAACTCATGTAaacatgtatacatatgtgtaaGTTCTAGATGTCATAATAATAGTATTGGTTATTGTCTTATAGAACGAAAatagaaagaaggaaaacaATCCAAGCAGTTCTCTTCTGTATACATTTActataaatgaataataataaattcgtgTCGTTTTTAAAACAATTCACTAAAATATAGCGAAGATCAATAAATATGGGTGGAAGAAGAACAAGAAAGGTCAAACGAAATGCAAGGACATTCAACTCGAAATTTGTCGACGCTGGTTTCCACGAAGACATGATATTACACATTTCCAAGAACACCTCGAACAACGTCTAATATCGTTTGGTTATAAAAATAGATTAATGCACTGTATATGTATGTTCGTTTGAGAAAAGATGAATACAACGAGCGAAATACGAATTCCAGATACACATATGTATCTGGCAGCGTAGCTTGCTGCACGTGTTACGATCGATGGAAAACTTCGTTAAAACGATAGGTGCGCCAAAGGGAATCGAGCGAATGAACTATTCCGTACAAATAAACGATCACTTATTCATAAATAAGATTTAAAGAATGACGATAAGGCACGAGCAGAAAATTTCACCAGAAACGAACCCTTATTTTCTCAAATTTTTCGACAAGTATCAATCAGCACGTCCACGAGTCGATGTTCCGAGAGGAAGGAAAGACCAAACAGGATGCGATGATAGAGGGGATAAAATTACCGGCCCTTGCACACGTTGTACGATACCGGCGGAAATTGGATGCTGCGGGATGAAGTATAGAGGAAACAAAGAGCGTGCGAAATGGGAAAATTTGGGAGTTCATCCGGACGTGAGCACGATACGATTTCGTTTGGCACTGTCCCACAGAACACACGGTAACCCCGTATCGATCGACGAATTCCCAGCGCGTTCCTATTTTCAGCACTGCATTGCGGCAGAAGCTAGGTTACGGCGGCCCTTCTCGTGTATTTCGCTAGTCTTTTCCGCCTCTCTCGGCGATCTGAATCGGCGCGCACGTGCGTGTCTTACGGTATACCGGTGTAGTAAGGTCGGGCTACGCGTTTAATCGAGATCCGTCGCTTCGTGTACGCGGTTTGTTGTAAAAATTTTTCATACTCACAATATAGACCTCTGCAGGACGAACATTTCGCTCCTCGCGTGCTTACAGCTGATCGCCTCCCACCCGACAGGATCACCGCGCGACTGCGCGTTTTCGGCTAATCGTGCTCTTACTTGCTTGCTTACCAATGCTAACCCGCTTGCCCGCGCTCACCACCGCCGCCGCTCTGTCTACTCTCGCACAGCTTCTTCCCTCTCGACTTCAAGTTCGTCCATATAGCCGGCTACGCATACGCACGGCTGCTCCTTCACGCGATACACCGCACTGCACACGCGCGCGATTCACGGTATACAATCTGCTGTCTTTCTACACGTCGATCGCACACCTTTCTTCCTTGCCAACCTCTTCACGTTTCCGTGTGCTCCGCGGACGCTAACTGTACTCTACGAGCAACTTAGTGTAAGTGAATCGATGTAAGAGCACAGATGTACCTCGCCTGTGGCGAGGGGCGATTAAACGTCACGAGAACACCCGAATTCTCCCGATCAGCGACTCTCATGTATTTGTTTCCTGATAGCATATCGCAAGAAGCGTCGCGACGCTCTGGCAATTGACCTAATTTCTTTCATATATTGAATTGATTAAGAAATTTCGGAACGCATTTTCGAACGCGCAAGAAAGGAACTTTTGAGAACTGCAAGCGTTTTCTGTGTTTGTCACAGTTACGACTAAGTTGTAACGAGATCTTCTCTAGTTGATTTTTGAGAAAATTCGTCGAGCTGAGAATCAGGCATTTGTTTTGAGTATTTTTTCTAATAAGAGGATAGAAGAGAGTTTTGATTTTAGATGTTACTTATTAtggataattttatatttatttgtctGTTTCGTGATTCTCGTGAACGACGGATGATACCACCTGCGACACCACGAACTTTAAAATGCAGGTAACATCTGTGATACGTGGAATGAATATCA
Proteins encoded in this region:
- the LOC117166353 gene encoding NADP-dependent malic enzyme isoform X2, with product MFVLQRSILSPSSRNCAGSWARMLPPTHPAAKDIQRIYREIHEVSGDVVPINMVKGIGHLRDPRLNKGLAFTLRERISLGIHGLQPPRFKTQEEQLALCKASVMKYTEDLNRYLYLVELQERNERLFFRLLSENIEQMMPIVYTPTVGLACQKFGVIYRRPRGLFITIYDKGHIYEILNNWPEQAVRAICVTDGERILGLGDLGACGMGIPVGKLALYTALAGIKPHQCLPITIDVGTNNEQLRDDPHYIGLNKPRSQGAEYDELIDEFMAACVKKYGQNVLIQFEDFGNHNAFRFLDKYRDKYCTFNDDIQGTAAVAVAGILASKRITKKSMSQNKFVFLGAGEAAIGIADLCVKAMEADGCTEQEARDNIWMMDIDGLLVKNRPEGNLEGHKIWYAKDYKVMKSLLEVVKEVKPTVLIGASAAAGAFTPEVLKEMAKNNERPLIFALSNPTIKAECTAQQAYDHTNGKCIFSSGSPFGEVHYNGKVYKPGQGNNAYIFPGIALGVIATGCHHITEDLFLISAQAVADHVKDEDLEVGSLYPPLSTIRECSIDIAVRIANYAYAKTGLASEYPEPKDKREFIVSKMYDANYDSPLPNLYDWPGDYAKPRVLPDKL
- the LOC117166353 gene encoding NADP-dependent malic enzyme isoform X1; its protein translation is MFVLQRSILSPSSRNCAGSWARMLPPTHPAAKDIQRIYREIHEVSGDVVPINMVKGIGHLRDPRLNKGLAFTLRERISLGIHGLQPPRFKTQEEQLALCKASVMKYTEDLNRYLYLVELQERNERLFFRLLSENIEQMMPIVYTPTVGLACQKFGVIYRRPRGLFITIYDKGHIYEILNNWPEQAVRAICVTDGERILGLGDLGACGMGIPVGKLALYTALAGIKPHQCLPITIDVGTNNEQLRDDPHYIGLNKPRSQGAEYDELIDEFMAACVKKYGQNVLIQFEDFGNHNAFRFLDKYRDKYCTFNDDIQGTAAVAVAGILASKRITKKSMSQNKFVFLGAGEAAIGIADLCVKAMEADGCTEQEARDNIWMMDIDGLLVKNRPEGNLEGHKIWYAKDYKVMKSLLEVVKEVKPTVLIGASAAAGAFTPEVLKEMAKNNERPLIFALSNPTIKAECTAQQAYDHTNGKCIFSSGSPFGEVHYNGKVYKPGQGNNAYIFPGIALGVIATGCHHITEDLFLISAQAVADHVKDEDLEVGSLYPPLSTIRECSIDIAVRIANYAYAKTGLASEYPEPKDKREFIVSKMYDANYDSPLPNLYDWPGDYAKPRVLPDKDTVEIRHDLKHL